In the genome of Mastomys coucha isolate ucsf_1 unplaced genomic scaffold, UCSF_Mcou_1 pScaffold21, whole genome shotgun sequence, the window AGAGGCCGCATCAGCCACTCAGGCTCCGTGAAGTTGTCTGTGTACATGACCCTGTACACCCTCACCCACGTGGTGTTGCTCATCTACGAGGCAGAAGTGAGTGTTCAAAGCTCCTGCCAacccctctccttcctgccctgtcTACTGCCCCTCCCCACAGAGCATCCTCTTTCCACCCTGAGCTTCTGCCTTCCCATCTGTCTCTCAGTGACCCCTCTCTCTTCACCATTTCTGAGTAGCTTCCCTCCTTTTTGTCTCTCACTGTCCTCATGTCCGAGAGTCAGAGACCTAGTTCTGTTCCTAGATGGTCATTTCCACCCTCACTCTTGGGCTTGTTTCTGTCTGTGAGGTTAGGAGGACCTTAGCCTTATCGTCAGGGCACTTTTAGAGGCTTTCCATCTCTTGTATGGGATGATAGTAGGGCCTCTCACTGTGTCAGTGTGGATAGCTAAGACACACAGGGTGTGAGTGATAGCATTGAGTCCCACAGTGGGCACACAGTTGTTATTGTAGGCTCCTTGCATACTTATATGCAATTCTAACCCCATCCCTAGCGGTCCACTACTTCTGGCCTGACCCTTTTCTCTGTTCCAGCCCGGGGCCTAAGGGAGGGAGGGTCAGAGGCCAGCGCTATGACCAGCCTTGTTTTGTGGGTCCAGTTCTTTGACCCAGGCCAGGTACTATACACGTACGAGTCTCCGGCTGGCTATGGGCTCATCGGGCTGCAGGTGGCGGCCTATGTGTGGTTCTGCTATGCTGTGCTGGTCTCCCTGCGGCACTATCCCGAGAAGCAGCCCTTTTATGTGCCCTTCTTTGCTGCCTATACTCTCTGGTGAGACATGGTGGGGTCCCAACCTACCTTACCCCACAAACTAGATCATCCATagggagaaaaatgaattttcaagACAAGTGGTTGTTACTTGAAATCTGCCACTGTCTAGCTTTAtgatctagaaaaaaataaattacccTCTAAAAGTAAAATGGTGGGGAGAagtcccagaatttgggaggcaagCTAGTGAAGATTGCCAGCCTTTGCTACCTAGTCagcatctcaaaacaaaaacagcagcaacaacaaaagcaaagcccAAAGAAACAATTTCAGTCTTTCATGGAGCTAGGCGTGGTGGCTTATGCTTGTAAACAGTATTctggaggtagagataggaggatcaggagttcagggctagcctgagctacatgagaaccctgtctcgaaaaccaaaccaaactaaatcaAACCAGAAGTATTTACAGCAGATCTGTCATTTTGCTTCATAGGATAGGGCCTTTACTAGGATCTTCTTCAGAGGTTGTCTTGAGCGTGCACGATATATGAAGGGCAGACAGTGTgtcgcaggcctttaatcccagcacttggaaggcagaggcaggtgaatctctaagttcgaggccagcttggtttacagtgagttccagggtggccaggagagatcctgtcttgaaaacaaaacaaaatgatatgaAGGTTTTGTGTCTATCACACAATGTTTAATAAAAACTCAGTTAATAGCCAGGCGTGCTAGTGAATGTCTGTAATGTCAGggtttggaaggtagaggcataCACATAGtcataaaaaaatgtttcaaataaaactccaaaacaaacaaaccaaccagccaGAAAAACCTCAATTAATATTGCTCAACAATGTTCATGTAAAGTGGGCAGATTCCAAGCCAGACTGCCAGGGTATTGATCCCAGCTCTGAAGCTTCCAAACTGTACGGTCTCAGACCAAGCCTTTGGTTTGTCACCTGTTCTAGGAATGGAAACCGTATTTGTTTCCTGGACTCAGTGTGAGAGTTAAATGAGGTCATGGATGTAAATTGTTTTTGGAAACATCCAGTAAAGTCCTTGTTATTCGTTAATTTGACCATGGGATATCTATTGAGGTCCGTGGGGTTGATAAGTTGCCAGGGTTGGGGTGATGTGGAACAGAGCTAATTCAGCCTAGTCTTCATTCCCTGGAATCTCCCAGAGCAGTGGGGTTAGGGTCCTCTTCCAACATTTGGCTTTCAAAGGCTACCATGGCCATTCTGCGGTTTGGGATCTGCTTGGGGCCTGTGAGCAACAGCGGGGAGGTGGGGACATGGGATAGGATGGAGAGCAGAGGGACCACCCACTCTAAACCTCCCCGCAGGTTCTTTGCTGTTCCCGTCATGGCTCTGATTGCCAATTTTGGGATCCCAAAGTGGGCCCGAGAGAAGATCGTCAATGGCATCCAGCTAGGGATCCACCTCTATGCCCATGGCGTGTTTCTGGTGAGTATGGCTGTTGAAGTGAGGTGGGAACTGAAGCCCAGAGGATGCTCGAGGCTCCTGCCTGCTATGTGCCTGAATGTGCTGCCCTCTTTGGAGCCCCTGACTTActacttctttgtttttattttttgagatgggctgACTGTGCAGTTCAGTCTGACTTGCAATTTGTGacatcctgcctcagtttcttgaaTGCTGGGACTGTGGGTCCATGACACCACACTCAGTCCCCATCTTCCTTGCATCTGCTCTGGGGTCATTGAAAGGCACTGTCTGAAAGCCTGCTGGGTACTCTACCATGTCCCCCAGAGCTCTCCTTCTCTGTCACTTCTCTTGACCTTGTCTCCTGGCCTCTTCACACAACCCTCTTTCTTTGTTCCCCTCCTCCACTTGCATTCTTGACTCCGTGTCCCCAGGCTCTCACATTGCTGTTTGTACCATCAGTACCTACCCTCTTTCTCCCCATTCTGCCATCGAGAGCTATCACCCAAGCATCAGTTAAATGAAACCGATTGGGGCTCTTGGGAGCCTAGCTTTGAATGGCATTTATACCAGACCTAGGCTGGAGGAAGATCTTAGCTCTTacctgttagttttgtttttggctgTTATTATTTGTCCTGGTTCACATCCTATCCTTTTTTCCTGGTGACAGTCCTCATATGGACTTACTTAGCAgttatgtgttcatatgtgtggaggggaattttttttttttttaaacacaggtaCTCACTAGGttgccctggctgacctggaactcactatatagaccaggctggcctagaactcacagaaatttgcctCCTTTTgactactgagtgctgggatcaaaggagatttgttttttaagacagtctcactatgccGATCAGGGTGGTCTCAAATTTACCGTACTTCCCCTGCCTGGCCTTTTGAGTCCTGTATTTAGGGTTAGAAGTGTGCATCATTGCACCTGGCTTACAATATTAATGCATATGTCCATCAGCTATCTCCTGAACACCTGTCTCCCACCAGcctcctgcttcttttctttttcctttcttcctctctccctcctcccttcttcccctatTCCTCTTCTCCAGTCCCCATCCCCTTCTTGAGACAGAAGCTTGCTCTACAGCCCTGACTGCCCTTGATATCACAgcagccttccaagttctgggattcaCCAGTACACCAGGCTTTAGCCTGATTCTTGCTGGAAATAGCCATACACATTCCCCGCCCTGGGTTCCTTGCTCAATTGCCAGGCAGTCCAGGAGTCATGCACATACTATACAGAGAGTAGATGCTGAGTCTCCAGGGATCCATGGCCTTGGGTGGCAGACCAGGCACTTTGAATCCTGCTATTTTCTGGCAGATAGTCAGGACTCACATGGGGGATGGTGCACAAAAGGAAATAGGTATTGTTAAATTTGTCATGATACCTGTAATCTCATTACTTCacaggcggaggcaggaggatcaggagttcaagtcatCCTCCCACAAAAATGTTGCAGGaaaaaattatacagaaaaatataacttTGGGCAAtatgagacctggtctcaaaagaaaaaaaaagagaaaacaaaaataagtatcatTGAAGGTTTTAGCTTTTTAACCATGGGGACCTACAATCTGCAACATGCCCCGGGGCCAGGTTTGCCATCCTCTACCTCAGGACCTAGCTCAAGTATAGACTTACTCATCTTTCTTAGGTGGTATATCTAGAAGCTCAGCAAGAAGTCAGAAGGGGATAGACAGAAAAGAAACACTGAGAACCCACCATGCAGGAGGCTCTGTACCCGTGGCTTCCATTTCCACCCTCTCATCTTTCCAGATAGGCACCTTAATCCTTTTTGGCTGGTGAGGCTCAGGTTGTTTAATCAAGGTGCCCCAGATCCAGCACTTAGTGAGTGATGGAGCCAAGAGTGGCGACACCAGCTCAGAATTCGAGACAAGTGTCCTTGCTGCTTTCTTTCACCTTCAGCCGGCTCCTTTCTGAAGCATGCCTGAGCAAGCTTGCTGCATCCAGCACAACCTTAGTGAGGCTGCACTGAGCTACTGGAGTATGGCAGCAGAGTGGGATGATCTAGAAACCTCACCTGTATTCTGGAAACATTCAACCAGTATTTATTGACAGCCAGGCACTGCAAAAGATTCAGCTTggatagccgggcagtggtggcacacgcctttaatcccagcacttgggaggcagaggcaggcggatttctgagttcgaagccagcctggtctacagagtgagttctgggacagccaggactatacagagaaaccctgtctcaaaaaaccagaaaaaaaaaaaaaaagattcagtttGGGATTTAACAGGCAATAGAAAAAAGTCAAGTTCTGCTGAGTGGAGGTGgtagtgaatgcctttaatcccagtactcatgagggagaggcaggtgaatctctgagttcaaggccaggctgggttacagagtgagttccaggatggccagggctgttacagagggaaacactgtcttgaaaaaaatcaaaaccaaaccaaaccaaaaaagtaGTCAAGTTCTAACTCTGGGGGGGTAAATGCTTATAGTCCAGGCACTTGGTGCCCGAGGCAGCAGGCAGATGCTGCATAgtctcagaagaggaaaaaagttgAGTTCCTGCCTTTAAGGAGTTGACATTCTAAATACCTATTAACTGATGTTTAGCTGAACTTTGTGTGTTTATGGACACATTCTAAGGTTGGGTATGGTGCTGAATATCTTCAatccagcactaggaaggtagaGGGGGGAAATCAGGAGTTTGGGAgcaggtcaggagttcaaggtcactcttagctacatagcaagtttgagggtagcctagatcctctcaaaaaggaaaacaaaaaaaaggaaagagcagTAAAACAATTCTAATCTTTAATCTGTGCTCTCTAAGAAGGTGCCAATGAGCTTAGGTAAGGCAGTGTATTACTGAGAAACaactttacatttaattttgattCTATTTAAGTCATATGTGGCTAGAGGCTCTCATACTGGGCAGCCCAGGACACTGCCCATAACCAATCAATTATGACACCCAGTAGTCAGGACTGTGATATTGGGAACACCACTCATCACAGTAATTAGAAGAGGCGCGTTGAGGGAAAAGGTCATAATGCAGGGAGACACCATACTCCTGGTGTCTAAGGCAGTCCGAATGGTTTAAAGGCAATGTAGAGAGGTCAAGTGGAGGCGAATCACCTAAGTCTTTAGACTTTATAGGGACAGTCTGGGGCCTGGACACTGCTTCTCTAACCTGAGTCTGACTTTCTTCAGATCATGACCCGCCCGTCGGCGGCCAACAAGAACTTCCCGTACCACGTTCGAACTTCACAGATCGCCTCCGCTGGGGTCCCTGGACCCGGAGGGAGCCAATCAGCAGATAAGGCCTTCCCGCAGCACGTCTATGGAAACGTGACGTTCATCAGCGACTCGGTGCCCAACTTCACGGAGCTCTTCTCCATCCCCCCGCCTACCTCCTCTGTAAGCTCCGCAGCCCCGGCGCCCGAGGAGCTGCTGGCGCCGCCCCTGGAGTACCTGACCCCTCTCCCCGCCCCGCCGCCACCCCCTGCTCATTGGCGTCTGAGCCCACCCCTGGCCTTCCGTACTCCCCGCTCCCCAACGCCCCGCCTTGACCGTCCCCCGGCGCCCGCGCCCACCCTGCCAGACTGGGTCCTGGCGCTGTTGCGCACGCCCCCGAGGACACCCCGCGCTGTGCCCCCGCCGCCTGCCTTCCGAGGCTGGCCCCCATTTCCCCCACCGCCTCCAGAGTTTGCCCGGCGCACCCCGACGCCACCCCTTGAGTACCTGGCCCCGCTGCCCAGGCGCCCAGCCACCCACTCTTTCCCTGACTGACACGTGCGTCCATATTTGGGGTGGTGGGAGTCCTCTAGGGGGAGGGGGACGGGCCTTCGGGGCCGCATTTGCTCCCCCGAGGGTTCTGGGCAGCTTCTGACCCTGACCCCCCATCCCAGGCCGGGAAGCAGGTGGAGGAGAcagcggtggcggcggcggtggccCCGAGGGGCCGTGTGGTGACCATGGCCGAGCCGGGCGcagcctccccgcccccacctgcTCGGTTCTCCAAGGCGGTCGACTCGGGCTGGGATGGCCCGACGCCGTCCTATCAGCCGCTTGTGCCCCAGACGGCGGCGCCGCACACCGGCTTCACCGAATACTTCAGCATGCACACAGCCGGGGGCCCTGCACCCCCGGTCTGAGCatcccttccctgcctctgccccacggGCGACGCACCGGGCCCCGGCTGGGCTCCGGAACCCCGTTTCTCTCCCGGCCCAAGGGCTCGGCCATGCCAGGCACCCTCCGCCCCTCCCACATCCCGCGCCCACGTTGGGTGCGCTGTGTCCTGCCCCTTTCCCTCTTGTGCCAAACGGTCCCGCGGGAGCCGTTCTCCGCGTCCCCTCCCTCAGCCCCTGCCCCGAATGGCTCCGGAATCTGGACTCCCGCTGTTCCGTGATCTCCGCCCCCCTGACCCCCTCCGAGACCTCTGACCCTGCTGGACTCCGGAACACCTGTGACGACCGCCTGGACCCTGCCCGTGACCCTCCAAGACCCTGCGACCCTCGAGCCACTGTTCAAGGGACGGATATTGTGAAGTTGGTCTCTACTTTGAAACCCTCCCTGGGGTTTGTGACCTCGGACCTGTGCTTTGTCCGTCCATCTGAATGCCAAGGACCTTCACGTGGTCTCTGGCAGAAAGGCGTTTTCTCTTCTTGCCAAAATAAAGAGGATTCGTTGAGTTTTTAATCTATAACATGGTTTCTTTTCCATcttaactgaaaaaaagaaaagacgtACGAGTGTGTTTCCTGAATGTATGTCAGCGCACTATGAGCGCACGTCGTGTAGAAGAAGGCTGGAAGAAAGCGTTGGATTCCCATTATacgggttctgggaattgaaccagggtctccTGTAAGAGCAACTTGTTCTGAACCACTAGGTCGTCTCTCCAGCTTTTATGTATCGATGTATCTTTTATGTATCAATGGTGCTTTAAGTCACACGGGTTTCACTGTGTCCATCTAGGAAATACTATTTTGGGTGCGGAGTCCCGTGCCTCCATGTAACTTGATATTCATGTTGCCCCCGAATATAGAGCACAGAAAATAACCATCTAGCACAGCTTTCTACCGCTCCTTTATCTTTGCCTTTCCTTTTCGCTAGCAGAGATAGAAGCGCCCTCCAGTGGCAAAGGCTTTGCCCAGCCGATGACTGGCACATACTTTCTTTTAACGCGATTTTGGGTTACAATCTTAGCAATACGCATGCGTGATTCTCTGAGCTGGATTCCTATTCACGCTGCGCAAGCGGCTGGGAACAGATGGGAGGGAAAGTTTCCGGAAGTCTTCCTCGAGAAGGGGTGGAGCCAGGCGCTCCTTAGTCCTCCCAGTGCCGCTCTGATCCGCCGCTCGCCCACCTCTCGCCTCCTCCTAGCCAGTCCTCCGGTCAGAGGCTGCGCGGCTCCCGCCCCCTCGCCCTCTCAGCGGGTCTTCCTCGGGCCGCTCTGGCCCGGGAGTCCCCAGGTCTCTCTGATCTAGCCCATCCGCCTCGAGTGGGAGGAGCGGGTGGGTAAGCATTAGAGTGCACCCTGGGGATCCCGGCCTGGACCCTGAAGGCAGGCCCCGCCCCCGTCTGGGGGGTCTCCCCTGGAGTCTCCTGGCCAGACGGGTTCCAGCCGGCACGCTGCACGGACCGCCCGGCTGGGCTGTAGAGCACATCGCCTCTGGAAGACTGTCTATGTGGTCTGTTTTGGCCTTGCAGCAGCCTGAATGTAATCATTGGTCACCGTTTATGGAGTCGGCGCCCCTATGGGGGCTCCTGTCTATAGGGGACCCTTACGGTCCCTAGGGGTCAGTCCTATCCATAACGACTTCATATCCAGGGCCTTCCATGGGTCTATAGGGCCGGCCTCTCGGTTTCAAGAGCCCATCAACAGCGGCCCTTTCCTTGGCCCGGACTGCGTTGCTGGTACATCCTTGGACTACAAGGCCATGCTACGCCTGTAAAGGTTGCATCTGCAGGGCCTCACTCCCAGAGGGCCCTCTCTAGGTCTCCACGGTTTTCCCGTCTCTTAGGACCAGTGGCGATGGCCTTGGGCGGAGTTCTGGCCGTGGCCCTTGCACTGGCCTTGGCAGTGCTGGGGCCGCTGTCCCTCAGGGTCCTGGCTGGTGACTGCAAGGGGCAGCGGCAGGTGCTACGGGAGGCGCCAGGCTTCGTGACGGATGGTGCGGGCAACTACAGCGTCAATGGCAACTGCGAGTGGCTTATAGAGGGTGAGTGGGGCCGGGTGGGTCACTCACTCAGTTGCTAGTTCATTCATTTTTGCGCTCATTTACTGAGCACATTCCTAGAGCCCGGCTCCATTCCAGGACTTTTGCTGTAAAATGTTGAACGCCCAGTTTTGTAGCCAGCCTGGGCCGTAACTCTGATGGGAGGGAATGTGCCAAGAGTCACAGTAACAAACCAGGAGCATCTGTGAGGGGTGTTTTTCCCCACTTGATCTTGAATGTAGCTCACAGAAAATAACAATCTAGCGCAGCTTTCTACCACCCCTTTATTTTTGCTTACTTGTAAAGTCCACTCACCTGGCTTAGGGTCTCGCCTCTATTTCATATGAATTTCGTGACTTTGGATGAATTAATTTCGAAGGCACAGTTTCTTTTACTCCAAATGGTTATAACAATAGTACTTACTTAGTTAAAAGGAAAGGAGATGGATACTTAACACACTTGATGTCTGGTTTAGTGTagattagtcagggttctctagggaAACATAACTTATAGACTGTATCTTTATAGAAATAAGATTAGAATGGCTTATAGTCActgtgcagtggtggcatgtgcctttcatcccagcactccagaggcagagtcaggcagatctccaagtttgaggccagcctggtctacagagtgagttccaagacagcccaccctcaccccaggtaaaagcctggtcttcagagtgagttccaggacaggatagccaggactatacagagaaactctgtttcaggGGTGGGCGTGGGATTTcaattgtagcccaggctggcctcaaactcacaaacctccccctcctgcctctggcttctcctTTTAACTCTTTTAGCATACTAAATTTTAACACATATGCTTGCTCAAAAGCATCCCACATCCCTGTGCCCTCCCATCCCTCACATCCCTGTGCCTCGTTTTAGTCAGATTCCTGAGACGTGTCTTCCCTGGGCTTCACCGATCCCTGAAAGCCTATAAGAAAAGGGCACAGGTTGTTTcttatttctagaatgttcttcctCTCGCTTCCTGGCTGATAGACATAGATCCCTTAGGTCTCAGCCCTGACATTTCTTCCAGAATGcttctgctctcttctctcccagaTCATGTACTTCCTCTGGGCTCTCCCAGGGGAACCCTTTGGTATGTGACTGTTAGTATGTCAGTCTCCCCGACAAGCACTGCTGGGAAGAAGGTCCCTGGTCTTCTGCTATGTCATGGTGGCATATATAATTTCTGGCACATGAATGCCTAAAATGATAGTTTTATTGAAGAATTTAAATAGCTCTAAGGGCACTTAATGGACATCTACTATATGTGATGGGTCTTCTTggttgactacatctggaactaACTAAAAGCTAAATGGCTAGGCACACTTGGAAGggattattctttcttttttcttttgttttgttttgtttttttcaagacagggtttctccgtatagtcctggctgtcctggaactcactttgtagaccaggcaggcctcgaactcagaaatccacctgcctctgcctcccaagtgctgggattaaaggcatgcgccaccactgtcgggcaaaaatcttttttttttttttaaagatttatttacttttattttctgtgtatgagtgttttgcttgcatgtacatgtgtgcactatgtgtgtgcctggtgctaaaggaggccagaagagggcatcagatcactgGTTCCGGAGTtagagatgactgtgagctgctgtgcagatgctgggaattgaacccttaTCCTTTGAAAGAGCTgcaattgctcttaacctctgagtcatctctcctgcttgcaggttttttcctttgtttgtttgtcttttgttttctttctttttctctctttctcctctttcttcctttctttccttctttctttctctctctctttctctctctctctctctctttctttctttctttctttctttctttctttctttctttctttctttcttaagacagAATCTTATGTATCCCAGGTGGCTTGAACTGAATGAAtaggcatcctcctgcctctacctccctaattctgggattatagatattaACTACCATGCTTCATATGATAACttgggcttgaacccagggcttcatgcatgcaagtaagctctttaccaactgagctactcCCTCAGCCCAAGACCCTGTCAttacctcctcttccttcttctcctccttgtagggtgtgtgtgtgtttgtgtatgtgtgtgtgtgtgtatgtgttgtgtgtacaaCCTCTCATATCAGTCCTCTCGTATCAGTCCTCTCGTATCAGTCCTTACCGcccaccttgtttgaggcagagtttcttgTTCACCATTGCCTGCCTGGCCCAGGAACTTCTAtttgttctcttgtttctgttcccTATTTCAATGTACGTAAGCTGGGGTTGCTGCCTTGCACCACCCTATCTAGCTTTTGTAGATTCAGGGGGATCTGAACTTTGGTTCTTTATCCCCTGAGCTATCTCCTTAGCcttgatgcttttgttttgtttttgataaatcCTTACAATATAGCTGAGGCCAGTGTGTAGTTA includes:
- the Tmem145 gene encoding transmembrane protein 145 isoform X2 yields the protein MEPSRAPVLRRLLPPLLLLLLPLYPRARAKYVRGNLSSKEDWVFLTRFCFLSDYGRLDFRFRYPEAKCCQNILLYFDDPSQWPAVYKARDKDCLAKESVIRPENNQVINLTTQYAWSGCQVVSEEGTRYLSCSSGRSFRSVRERWWYIALSKCGGDGLQLEYEMVLTNGKSFWTRHFSADEFGILETDVTFLLIFTLIFVLSCYFGYLLKGRQLLHTTYKMFMAAAGVEVLSLLFFCIYWGQYATDGIGNGSVKILAKLLFSSSFLIFLLTLILLGKGFTVTRGRISHSGSVKLSVYMTLYTLTHVVLLIYEAEFFDPGQVLYTYESPAGYGLIGLQVAAYVWFCYAVLVSLRHYPEKQPFYVPFFAAYTLWFFAVPVMALIANFGIPKWAREKIVNGIQLGIHLYAHGVFLIMTRPSAANKNFPYHVRTSQIASAGVPGPGGSQSADKAFPQHVYGNVTFISDSVPNFTELFSIPPPTSSVSSAAPAPEELLAPPLEYLTPLPAPPPPPAHWRLSPPLAFRTPRSPTPRLDRPPAPAPTLPDWVLALLRTPPRTPRAVPPPPAFRGWPPFPPPPPEFARRTPTPPLEYLAPLPRRPATHSFPD